The following are encoded together in the Juglans microcarpa x Juglans regia isolate MS1-56 chromosome 2D, Jm3101_v1.0, whole genome shotgun sequence genome:
- the LOC121249185 gene encoding uncharacterized protein LOC121249185, protein MATENEVEEIDSLERGLLSRAGSQEELVTEAEEETVLYTASFQEMEENFVKYQTAQWVLYSLLLILAWGIGFFMLLYLPVRRYILRKDIRSRKLYLTQNSIVYKVTKPVPFPCFGVLKKEKHVLLPSVADLVIEQGYLQSLFGVYSLRIENAGVRRPPSDDVQIQGVADPSAFRKAVLIHLANMRSEVFSRPVSTIEDTPNLRGSPSKSLRHDSFPHFGEQVLLQKLEEVGNSVKRIQTLIEDQQSQTSEPID, encoded by the exons ATGGCAactgaaaatgaagttgaagaAATTGACAGCTTGGAGAGAGGTCTATTGTCCCGTGCTGGTTCTCAGGAGGAGCTGGTAACGGAGGCAGAAGAAGAAACGGTCCTGTATACGGCGTCGTTCCAGGAGATGGAAGAGAATTTTGTCAAGTATCAGACTGCTCAGTGGGTTCTCTACTCCTTGCTTCTGATACTGGCCTGGGGAATCGGCTTTTTCATGCTTCTTTATCTACCTGTGCGGAGATATATACTCCGGAAAGATATCCGCTCCAGAAAGCTCTATCTGACTCAAAACTCCATAGTATATAAA GTCACAAAGCCGGTACCATTTCCATGCTTTGGAGTGTTGAAGAAAGAGAAGCATGTCTTGTTACCTTCAGTTGCCGACCTTGTCATTGAACAAG gATATTTGCAATCCCTCTTTGGTGTCTACTCTCTTAGAATTGAAAATGCTGGTGTAAGACGGCCTCCAAGTGATGATGTTCAAATCCAGGGAGTTGCAGATCCAAGCGCTTTCAGAAAG GCTGTTCTTATTCATCTCGCGAATATGAGAAGTGAGGTTTTCTCTAGACCGGTTTCCACAATTGAAGACACTCCCAATCTAAGG GGGTCCCCATCAAAATCTTTAAGGCACGATTCTTTTCCTCATTTTGGGGAGCAAGTACTACTACAAAAACTGGAGGAGGTTGGAAATTCAGTGAAG AGAATTCAAACCTTAATTGAGGACCAGCAGTCTCAAACATCAGAACCAATAGATTGA
- the LOC121249184 gene encoding DEAD-box ATP-dependent RNA helicase 17 isoform X1 — translation MATKKSEKPSKESKTKSKEEHKESEIFASCSFSSLGLHPTLCDELRERMDFEAPTLVQAQAIPVILSGRHVLVNAATGTGKTIAYLAPIIHQLQEHEPRIQRSDGTFALVLVPTRELCMQVYEILQKLLHRFHWIVPGYIMGGENRSKEKARLRKGISVLVATPGRLLDHLRHTSSFLHTNLRWIIFDEADRILELGFGKEIEEILDILGSRQDASVDKEIAESYISEHPRQNVLLSATLNEKVNHLAKISLENPVMIGLDYKKMQPVLSFKDFGSLGSDANYELEHPVKMMSSSNGDFRVPAQLVQRYVKVSCGLRLAVLLSILKDLLERGTSQKIVVFFSTCDAVDFHYSLLSEFKFSPHPQPEEQLRQKFVGCKALRLHGNMKQEDRRTAFQAFKTEKLALLLSTDVAARGLDFPKVRFIIQYDSPGEATEYVHRVGRTARLGERGDSLLFLQPVEMDYLQDLEKHGISLTEYPLLKVLDSFPLYNEKCHVKKVLDLESHPWVLLLQKALEAFILAEPRMKKLAITTFCSWVRAYAAHRGELKRIFMVKKLHLGHVAKSFALKEQPSLVGKSFQKETKKRKRDEKQRGLSKKRKFSRKTLRQKI, via the exons ATGGCGACGAAGAAGAGCGAAAAACCCAGCAAAGAATCAAAGACGAAGAGCAAGGAAGAACACAAGGAAAGCGAGATATTCGCGTCATGCTCTTTCTCCAGCCTCGGCCTCCACCCCACCTTATGCGACGAGCTCcgag AAAGGATGGACTTCGAAGCTCCGACGCTGGTACAGGCCCAAGCGATTCCAGTTATTCTATCTGGCCGTCATGT acttgttaaTGCTGCTACTGGAACGGGCAAAACTATTGCGTATTTGGCTCCTATTATTCACCAATTGCAGGAGCACGAACCTCGTATTCAGCGGTCTGATGGGACTTTTG CGTTGGTCCTTGTTCCAACGCGGGAGCTGTGCATGCAGGTTTATGAAATTTTGCAAAAGTTATTGCACCGTTTTCATTGGATTGTTCCGGGCTATATAATGGGTGGTGAGAACAGGTCAAAGGAGAAAGCCAGGTTGCGCAAAG GCATATCTGTACTTGTTGCAACTCCCGGGCGCCTTTTGGATCATTTAAGGCATACATCATCATTCTTGCACACTAACTTGCGTTGGATAATCTTCGATGAAGCAGATAG GATTTTGGAATTAGGATTTGGGAAAGAAATAGAGGAAATATTAGATATCTTAGGTTCAAGGCAAGATGCGTCCGTTGACAAGGAGATTGCTGAGTCATATATTTCTGAACATCCTAGGCAGAATGTTCTATTGTCAGCTACcttaaatgaaaaagtaaatCATCTTGCCAAAATAAGTTTAGAGAATCCTGTTATGATCGGCCTTGATTACAAGAAAATGCAGCCAGTGTTATCATTTAAAGATTTTGGTTCATTGGGATCTGATGCAAATTATGAATTAGAACATCCCGTTAAAATGATGAGCTCTTCAAATGGAGATTTTAGAGTTCCAGCTCAATTAGTTCAGAGATATGTGAAAG TGTCTTGTGGCTTGCGGCTTGCTGTACTTCTTTCCATTCTAAAGGATCTTCTTGAGAGAGGAACTTCCCAAAAG ATTGTGGTATTCTTTTCAACATGTGATGCTGTAGATTTTCACTATTCTCTTCTAAGCGAGTTCAAATTCTCACCTCATCCACAACCAGAAGAACAACTAAGACAGAAGTTTGTTGGATGCAAAGCTCTTCGGTTACATGGGAATATGAAGCAGGAGGATAGAAGAACCGCATTTCAGGCttttaaaacagaaaaattggCTCTTCTCTTGTCCACAGATGTTGCTGCTAGAGGCTTGGATTTTCCAAAAGTTCGATTCATCATACAATATGATTCTCCAGGGGAGGCCACAGAATATGTGCACAG GGTTGGTAGAACTGCTCGCCTGGGTGAAAGAGGAGATTCATTGTTATTTTTGCAACCAGTTGAAATGGATTATTTACAGGACTTGGAGAAACATGGCATATCACTAACTGAGTATCCCCTCCTTAAAGTATTGGATAGTTTTCCATTGTACAATGAGAAATGCCATGTCAAGAAGGTTCTCGACTTAGAGTCTCATCCCTGGGTGCTACTTCTGCAGAAGGCACTTGAAGCATTTATACTGGCCGAG CCAAGGATGAAGAAACTGGCCATAACCACATTTTGCTCTTGGGTCCGAGCATATGCCGCCCATCGTGGTGAgctgaaaagaattttcatggTGAAGAAACTTCACTTGGGGCATGTTGCGAAGAGCTTTGCACTGAAAGAACAACCTTCCTTAGTTGGAAAGTCAttccaaaaagaaacaaagaagaggaagagagatgaaAAGCAAAGGGGACTATCGAAAAAGAGGAAGTTTTCCCGCAAAACGTTGCGGCAGAAAATATGA
- the LOC121249184 gene encoding DEAD-box ATP-dependent RNA helicase 17 isoform X2 translates to MLFLQPRPPPHLMRRAPSLIVANTRLFCEQKGWTSKLRRWYRPKRFQLFYLAVMYLLMLLLERAKLLRIWLLLFTNCRSTNLVFSGLMGLLVYEILQKLLHRFHWIVPGYIMGGENRSKEKARLRKGISVLVATPGRLLDHLRHTSSFLHTNLRWIIFDEADRILELGFGKEIEEILDILGSRQDASVDKEIAESYISEHPRQNVLLSATLNEKVNHLAKISLENPVMIGLDYKKMQPVLSFKDFGSLGSDANYELEHPVKMMSSSNGDFRVPAQLVQRYVKVSCGLRLAVLLSILKDLLERGTSQKIVVFFSTCDAVDFHYSLLSEFKFSPHPQPEEQLRQKFVGCKALRLHGNMKQEDRRTAFQAFKTEKLALLLSTDVAARGLDFPKVRFIIQYDSPGEATEYVHRVGRTARLGERGDSLLFLQPVEMDYLQDLEKHGISLTEYPLLKVLDSFPLYNEKCHVKKVLDLESHPWVLLLQKALEAFILAEPRMKKLAITTFCSWVRAYAAHRGELKRIFMVKKLHLGHVAKSFALKEQPSLVGKSFQKETKKRKRDEKQRGLSKKRKFSRKTLRQKI, encoded by the exons ATGCTCTTTCTCCAGCCTCGGCCTCCACCCCACCTTATGCGACGAGCTCcgag CTTAATTGTCGCAAACACACGGCTTTTCTGTGAGCAGAAAGGATGGACTTCGAAGCTCCGACGCTGGTACAGGCCCAAGCGATTCCAGTTATTCTATCTGGCCGTCATGT acttgttaaTGCTGCTACTGGAACGGGCAAAACTATTGCGTATTTGGCTCCTATTATTCACCAATTGCAGGAGCACGAACCTCGTATTCAGCGGTCTGATGGGACTTTTG GTTTATGAAATTTTGCAAAAGTTATTGCACCGTTTTCATTGGATTGTTCCGGGCTATATAATGGGTGGTGAGAACAGGTCAAAGGAGAAAGCCAGGTTGCGCAAAG GCATATCTGTACTTGTTGCAACTCCCGGGCGCCTTTTGGATCATTTAAGGCATACATCATCATTCTTGCACACTAACTTGCGTTGGATAATCTTCGATGAAGCAGATAG GATTTTGGAATTAGGATTTGGGAAAGAAATAGAGGAAATATTAGATATCTTAGGTTCAAGGCAAGATGCGTCCGTTGACAAGGAGATTGCTGAGTCATATATTTCTGAACATCCTAGGCAGAATGTTCTATTGTCAGCTACcttaaatgaaaaagtaaatCATCTTGCCAAAATAAGTTTAGAGAATCCTGTTATGATCGGCCTTGATTACAAGAAAATGCAGCCAGTGTTATCATTTAAAGATTTTGGTTCATTGGGATCTGATGCAAATTATGAATTAGAACATCCCGTTAAAATGATGAGCTCTTCAAATGGAGATTTTAGAGTTCCAGCTCAATTAGTTCAGAGATATGTGAAAG TGTCTTGTGGCTTGCGGCTTGCTGTACTTCTTTCCATTCTAAAGGATCTTCTTGAGAGAGGAACTTCCCAAAAG ATTGTGGTATTCTTTTCAACATGTGATGCTGTAGATTTTCACTATTCTCTTCTAAGCGAGTTCAAATTCTCACCTCATCCACAACCAGAAGAACAACTAAGACAGAAGTTTGTTGGATGCAAAGCTCTTCGGTTACATGGGAATATGAAGCAGGAGGATAGAAGAACCGCATTTCAGGCttttaaaacagaaaaattggCTCTTCTCTTGTCCACAGATGTTGCTGCTAGAGGCTTGGATTTTCCAAAAGTTCGATTCATCATACAATATGATTCTCCAGGGGAGGCCACAGAATATGTGCACAG GGTTGGTAGAACTGCTCGCCTGGGTGAAAGAGGAGATTCATTGTTATTTTTGCAACCAGTTGAAATGGATTATTTACAGGACTTGGAGAAACATGGCATATCACTAACTGAGTATCCCCTCCTTAAAGTATTGGATAGTTTTCCATTGTACAATGAGAAATGCCATGTCAAGAAGGTTCTCGACTTAGAGTCTCATCCCTGGGTGCTACTTCTGCAGAAGGCACTTGAAGCATTTATACTGGCCGAG CCAAGGATGAAGAAACTGGCCATAACCACATTTTGCTCTTGGGTCCGAGCATATGCCGCCCATCGTGGTGAgctgaaaagaattttcatggTGAAGAAACTTCACTTGGGGCATGTTGCGAAGAGCTTTGCACTGAAAGAACAACCTTCCTTAGTTGGAAAGTCAttccaaaaagaaacaaagaagaggaagagagatgaaAAGCAAAGGGGACTATCGAAAAAGAGGAAGTTTTCCCGCAAAACGTTGCGGCAGAAAATATGA
- the LOC121249184 gene encoding DEAD-box ATP-dependent RNA helicase 17 isoform X3 encodes MDFEAPTLVQAQAIPVILSGRHVLVNAATGTGKTIAYLAPIIHQLQEHEPRIQRSDGTFALVLVPTRELCMQVYEILQKLLHRFHWIVPGYIMGGENRSKEKARLRKGISVLVATPGRLLDHLRHTSSFLHTNLRWIIFDEADRILELGFGKEIEEILDILGSRQDASVDKEIAESYISEHPRQNVLLSATLNEKVNHLAKISLENPVMIGLDYKKMQPVLSFKDFGSLGSDANYELEHPVKMMSSSNGDFRVPAQLVQRYVKVSCGLRLAVLLSILKDLLERGTSQKIVVFFSTCDAVDFHYSLLSEFKFSPHPQPEEQLRQKFVGCKALRLHGNMKQEDRRTAFQAFKTEKLALLLSTDVAARGLDFPKVRFIIQYDSPGEATEYVHRVGRTARLGERGDSLLFLQPVEMDYLQDLEKHGISLTEYPLLKVLDSFPLYNEKCHVKKVLDLESHPWVLLLQKALEAFILAEPRMKKLAITTFCSWVRAYAAHRGELKRIFMVKKLHLGHVAKSFALKEQPSLVGKSFQKETKKRKRDEKQRGLSKKRKFSRKTLRQKI; translated from the exons ATGGACTTCGAAGCTCCGACGCTGGTACAGGCCCAAGCGATTCCAGTTATTCTATCTGGCCGTCATGT acttgttaaTGCTGCTACTGGAACGGGCAAAACTATTGCGTATTTGGCTCCTATTATTCACCAATTGCAGGAGCACGAACCTCGTATTCAGCGGTCTGATGGGACTTTTG CGTTGGTCCTTGTTCCAACGCGGGAGCTGTGCATGCAGGTTTATGAAATTTTGCAAAAGTTATTGCACCGTTTTCATTGGATTGTTCCGGGCTATATAATGGGTGGTGAGAACAGGTCAAAGGAGAAAGCCAGGTTGCGCAAAG GCATATCTGTACTTGTTGCAACTCCCGGGCGCCTTTTGGATCATTTAAGGCATACATCATCATTCTTGCACACTAACTTGCGTTGGATAATCTTCGATGAAGCAGATAG GATTTTGGAATTAGGATTTGGGAAAGAAATAGAGGAAATATTAGATATCTTAGGTTCAAGGCAAGATGCGTCCGTTGACAAGGAGATTGCTGAGTCATATATTTCTGAACATCCTAGGCAGAATGTTCTATTGTCAGCTACcttaaatgaaaaagtaaatCATCTTGCCAAAATAAGTTTAGAGAATCCTGTTATGATCGGCCTTGATTACAAGAAAATGCAGCCAGTGTTATCATTTAAAGATTTTGGTTCATTGGGATCTGATGCAAATTATGAATTAGAACATCCCGTTAAAATGATGAGCTCTTCAAATGGAGATTTTAGAGTTCCAGCTCAATTAGTTCAGAGATATGTGAAAG TGTCTTGTGGCTTGCGGCTTGCTGTACTTCTTTCCATTCTAAAGGATCTTCTTGAGAGAGGAACTTCCCAAAAG ATTGTGGTATTCTTTTCAACATGTGATGCTGTAGATTTTCACTATTCTCTTCTAAGCGAGTTCAAATTCTCACCTCATCCACAACCAGAAGAACAACTAAGACAGAAGTTTGTTGGATGCAAAGCTCTTCGGTTACATGGGAATATGAAGCAGGAGGATAGAAGAACCGCATTTCAGGCttttaaaacagaaaaattggCTCTTCTCTTGTCCACAGATGTTGCTGCTAGAGGCTTGGATTTTCCAAAAGTTCGATTCATCATACAATATGATTCTCCAGGGGAGGCCACAGAATATGTGCACAG GGTTGGTAGAACTGCTCGCCTGGGTGAAAGAGGAGATTCATTGTTATTTTTGCAACCAGTTGAAATGGATTATTTACAGGACTTGGAGAAACATGGCATATCACTAACTGAGTATCCCCTCCTTAAAGTATTGGATAGTTTTCCATTGTACAATGAGAAATGCCATGTCAAGAAGGTTCTCGACTTAGAGTCTCATCCCTGGGTGCTACTTCTGCAGAAGGCACTTGAAGCATTTATACTGGCCGAG CCAAGGATGAAGAAACTGGCCATAACCACATTTTGCTCTTGGGTCCGAGCATATGCCGCCCATCGTGGTGAgctgaaaagaattttcatggTGAAGAAACTTCACTTGGGGCATGTTGCGAAGAGCTTTGCACTGAAAGAACAACCTTCCTTAGTTGGAAAGTCAttccaaaaagaaacaaagaagaggaagagagatgaaAAGCAAAGGGGACTATCGAAAAAGAGGAAGTTTTCCCGCAAAACGTTGCGGCAGAAAATATGA